The Actinocatenispora sera genome has a window encoding:
- a CDS encoding AAA family ATPase — translation MRDDGWRPGAGGGGGEAQSVTCRGGQVAQQTTPAQDATLLEKALFEVKRVIVGQDRMIERMFVSLLARGHCLIEGVPGVAKTLAVETLAKVVGGSFARIQFTPDLVPADVVGTRIYRQGSEKFDVELGPVFVNFLLADEINRAPAKVQSALLEVMAEQQVSIGGETHEVPHPFLVMATQNPIEQEGVYPLPEAQRDRFLLKIQVGYPTDVEEREIVYRVGVSTPEPTAVFSTSDLIGLQAKADEVFVHNALVDYAVRLVLSTRTPAEYGMPDVAGLVQYGASPRASLGIVRAARALALLRGRDYALPADIQDIAPDILRHRLVLSYDALADGIPAEQIVDRVLATVPLPTVAPRQNADAPASAAPASSAPQPAGAWPQPGRGL, via the coding sequence ATGCGCGACGATGGGTGGCGGCCGGGCGCCGGGGGCGGCGGCGGCGAAGCGCAGTCGGTGACGTGCCGTGGAGGTCAGGTGGCCCAGCAGACCACACCAGCTCAGGATGCGACCCTGCTCGAGAAGGCGCTGTTCGAGGTCAAGCGGGTGATCGTCGGGCAGGACCGGATGATCGAGCGGATGTTCGTCTCGTTGCTCGCCCGCGGGCACTGCCTGATCGAGGGCGTGCCGGGGGTCGCGAAGACGCTCGCGGTGGAGACGTTGGCCAAGGTGGTCGGCGGTTCGTTCGCGCGCATCCAGTTCACTCCGGATCTGGTGCCGGCCGACGTGGTGGGCACCCGGATCTACCGGCAGGGCAGCGAGAAGTTCGATGTCGAGCTGGGTCCGGTGTTCGTCAACTTCCTGCTCGCCGACGAGATCAACCGGGCGCCGGCGAAGGTGCAGTCGGCGCTGCTGGAGGTCATGGCCGAGCAGCAGGTGTCGATCGGCGGCGAGACGCACGAGGTGCCGCATCCGTTCCTGGTGATGGCCACCCAGAACCCGATCGAGCAGGAGGGTGTGTACCCGCTGCCCGAGGCGCAACGCGACCGCTTCCTGCTGAAGATCCAGGTCGGTTACCCGACCGACGTGGAGGAGCGGGAGATCGTCTACCGGGTCGGTGTGTCGACGCCGGAGCCGACCGCGGTGTTCTCCACCAGTGACCTGATCGGCCTGCAGGCGAAGGCCGACGAGGTGTTCGTGCACAACGCGCTGGTCGACTACGCGGTGCGGCTGGTGCTGTCGACCCGTACCCCCGCCGAGTACGGCATGCCCGATGTCGCCGGTCTGGTGCAGTACGGCGCGAGTCCGCGCGCGTCGCTGGGCATCGTGCGGGCGGCGCGGGCGCTGGCGCTGCTGCGTGGCCGCGACTACGCGCTGCCGGCGGACATCCAGGACATTGCGCCGGACATCCTGCGGCACCGGCTGGTGCTGTCGTACGACGCGCTGGCGGACGGCATTCCGGCGGAGCAGATCGTCGACCGGGTGCTCGCCACCGTGCCGCTGCCGACGGTGGCGCCGCGGCAGAACGCGGATGCCCCGGCGAGTGCCGCGCCGGCCTCCAGCGCGCCGCAGCCGGCCGGTGCCTGGCCGCAGCCGGGGCGTGGCCTGTGA
- a CDS encoding TetR/AcrR family transcriptional regulator — protein sequence MAQRKSAPAGRGATPADPAPAGRGAGPTDPPPAGRKEQAAATAAALKAAAVRVFDERGYLNTKITDITAAAGRSAGSFYNHFTGKEALLEALLADMLTAGDERVDREHPYDHDLSDREVLRWHVAGFWAAFRDNKAVFVAVTQAALIDEHFGARLAELMSPDQGAMRQHLELLADKGYPLPGEPAAVAVALTGMWYQFAYQQLVGGFLGTAPVLPEEAAIDLLTEFSLRGLIGCRHRTKPAGSA from the coding sequence ATGGCACAACGCAAGTCGGCACCCGCCGGCCGCGGCGCGACACCGGCCGACCCGGCGCCGGCGGGCCGCGGCGCGGGGCCGACCGATCCGCCGCCCGCCGGGCGCAAGGAGCAGGCGGCGGCCACCGCGGCGGCGCTCAAGGCGGCCGCGGTCCGGGTGTTCGACGAGCGCGGCTACCTGAACACCAAGATCACCGACATCACCGCCGCTGCCGGCCGCTCCGCCGGCTCGTTCTACAACCACTTCACCGGCAAGGAAGCGCTGCTGGAGGCGCTGCTCGCGGACATGCTCACCGCAGGTGACGAGCGGGTCGACCGGGAACACCCGTACGACCACGACCTGTCCGACCGGGAGGTCCTGCGGTGGCACGTCGCCGGCTTCTGGGCGGCGTTCCGGGACAACAAGGCGGTGTTCGTCGCGGTCACCCAGGCGGCCCTGATCGACGAGCACTTCGGCGCGCGGCTGGCGGAGCTGATGTCGCCGGACCAGGGCGCGATGCGGCAACACCTGGAACTGCTGGCGGACAAGGGGTACCCGTTGCCCGGCGAGCCCGCCGCCGTGGCGGTGGCGCTGACCGGCATGTGGTACCAGTTCGCCTACCAGCAGCTGGTCGGCGGCTTCCTGGGCACCGCTCCGGTGCTGCCCGAGGAGGCGGCGATCGACCTGCTGACCGAGTTCTCCCTGCGCGGGCTGATCGGCTGCCGGCACCGGACGAAGCCGGCCGGAAGTGCGTAG
- a CDS encoding SIR2 family NAD-dependent protein deacylase, producing MRPELSDTAIEETAGWLRAAGRVTVLTGAGISTESGIPDFRGPDGVWTRDPAAVGLVSLPDYLADEDVRRRAWLSRRDNPAWRATPNAAHLALVELERAGRLWATITQNIDGLHQRAGADPGRVIELHGTLYQAECLQCERRVPMTEVLDRVASGDPDPACTACGGVQKAATIAFGQQLDRSVLSTATAAAAAADVFVAIGTSLTVHPAAGLVDLAAAAGARIVIVNAEPTPYDEIAARRFAAPIGVVVPALVREVLRANG from the coding sequence ATGCGGCCGGAGCTGAGCGACACGGCGATCGAGGAGACGGCCGGCTGGTTACGTGCCGCTGGCCGGGTCACCGTGTTGACCGGCGCCGGCATCTCCACGGAATCCGGCATTCCCGACTTCCGCGGCCCGGACGGCGTCTGGACCCGCGACCCGGCGGCGGTCGGGCTGGTGTCGCTGCCCGACTACCTGGCCGACGAGGACGTGCGGCGCCGCGCCTGGCTGTCCAGACGGGACAATCCGGCCTGGCGCGCCACCCCGAACGCCGCGCACCTCGCCCTGGTCGAGCTGGAACGCGCCGGCCGCCTGTGGGCGACCATCACCCAGAACATCGACGGCCTGCACCAGCGCGCCGGTGCCGATCCGGGCCGCGTCATCGAGCTGCACGGCACCCTCTACCAGGCCGAGTGCCTGCAGTGCGAACGGCGGGTGCCGATGACCGAGGTACTCGACCGGGTGGCCTCCGGTGACCCCGACCCGGCCTGTACCGCGTGCGGCGGCGTGCAGAAGGCGGCCACCATCGCGTTCGGCCAGCAGCTGGACCGCTCGGTGCTGTCCACCGCCACCGCCGCCGCGGCCGCCGCCGACGTGTTCGTCGCCATCGGCACCTCGCTGACCGTGCATCCGGCCGCCGGCCTGGTCGATCTCGCCGCGGCGGCCGGCGCCCGGATCGTGATCGTCAACGCCGAGCCCACCCCGTACGACGAGATCGCCGCGCGACGGTTCGCCGCGCCCATCGGCGTCGTCGTACCGGCGCTCGTGCGCGAGGTGCTTCGGGCCAACGGCTAA
- a CDS encoding phosphatase PAP2 family protein, with the protein MTQPPISARADAGDSAGPPAPRPETPKPDGTSRRRRIIGLTVVGLLFVGWCVTVGLPTDPVLASIWLWVLTIGWNNGRHWTHHLRFLRDWLPVLVFLVLYSYSRGWAYTSTTVPHVYEMLTIDRALFGVIPTVWLQQHLYDPNHIYPWDVGVSFVYFSHFLTVYIVAAVLWLRNRAAWGAFMRRWMLLTFAGVSTYILWPAAPPWWAAKYGLIEPVARLSSRGFNAIGLHGAGNMLNHAQLGANPVAAMPSLHFAFSLCVAGFFMTRLRKRWIPLLALYPLAMAFTLSYCGEHHVTDMIVGALYVLASFVLVSVGERLWRRRRARRAAATAPIDAARLDPAGGASVGSVDVPTDGASGAAVDPDQAIEAIDVGPVGSRVEPIGVGSAERRDGETAAQRPGGTEPAAGATSTAEPEAAGAPVSGPPARG; encoded by the coding sequence ATGACGCAGCCGCCGATCTCGGCACGGGCCGATGCAGGTGACTCGGCCGGCCCGCCGGCACCGCGTCCCGAAACGCCGAAGCCGGACGGAACCAGCCGCCGGCGCCGGATCATCGGGTTGACGGTCGTCGGCCTGCTGTTCGTCGGTTGGTGCGTCACGGTCGGCCTGCCGACCGACCCGGTCCTCGCCAGCATCTGGCTGTGGGTGCTGACCATCGGCTGGAACAACGGCCGGCACTGGACCCACCATCTGCGGTTCCTGCGCGACTGGCTGCCGGTGCTGGTGTTCCTGGTGCTCTACAGCTACAGCCGCGGCTGGGCGTACACGTCGACCACGGTGCCGCATGTCTACGAGATGCTCACGATCGACCGCGCGCTGTTCGGCGTCATCCCGACGGTGTGGCTGCAGCAGCACCTGTACGACCCGAACCACATCTACCCGTGGGACGTCGGCGTCAGCTTCGTGTACTTCTCCCACTTCCTCACCGTCTACATCGTGGCGGCGGTGCTGTGGCTGCGGAACCGGGCCGCCTGGGGCGCGTTCATGCGCCGGTGGATGCTGCTGACCTTCGCCGGGGTGTCCACCTACATCCTGTGGCCGGCGGCGCCGCCGTGGTGGGCCGCCAAGTACGGGCTGATCGAGCCCGTGGCGCGGCTGTCGTCGCGTGGCTTCAACGCGATCGGGCTGCACGGCGCCGGCAACATGCTCAACCACGCGCAACTCGGCGCCAATCCGGTGGCCGCGATGCCGTCGCTGCACTTCGCGTTCTCCCTGTGCGTCGCCGGCTTCTTCATGACCCGGCTGCGCAAACGGTGGATCCCGCTGCTCGCGCTGTACCCGCTCGCGATGGCGTTCACCCTCAGCTACTGCGGTGAGCACCACGTCACCGACATGATCGTCGGCGCCCTGTACGTGCTGGCCAGCTTCGTGCTCGTCTCCGTCGGCGAACGCCTGTGGCGCCGCCGCCGCGCCCGCCGCGCCGCCGCGACCGCCCCGATCGACGCCGCGCGACTCGACCCGGCCGGCGGCGCGAGCGTCGGGTCGGTCGACGTGCCTACCGACGGGGCCAGCGGCGCGGCGGTCGACCCGGACCAAGCCATCGAGGCGATCGATGTCGGGCCGGTCGGCAGTCGGGTCGAGCCGATCGGCGTCGGATCCGCCGAACGCCGTGACGGTGAGACCGCGGCGCAGCGCCCCGGCGGTACCGAGCCGGCTGCCGGGGCGACGTCGACCGCCGAACCGGAAGCGGCCGGCGCGCCCGTCAGCGGCCCGCCCGCCCGCGGCTGA
- a CDS encoding FAD-dependent monooxygenase, which translates to MTDTDVVIVGAGPAGLTLAIELARRGVPHRLVDAGPGPFPGSRGKGLQPRTLEVFEDLGVLDTVFAAGSPYPPIRAYRGDTVVYEGRMAPERAVTPQLPYPNVWMLPQARTVRILADRLREIGGTVEYDTALVAFDQDETAVHAELATGETITARYLVGADGGRSTVRSALGVGFLGETREAERSIVADLPVAGLDREHWHFWGDGPDTGVGLCPLGGTDLFQLQAPLLDGSTPTPDTAGVHALFAARAGVELDLGEVVWASVFRANFRMVDRYRVGRVLLAGDAAHVHSPAGGQGLNTSIQDAYNLGWKLAGVLAGGPELLLDSYQGERLPVAAGVLGISTALHDSGIAGDADALRRDDPELAQLTLGYPDSPLSVTDLDAPTGGGDPAAAGDDRALADAGIQAGGRAPDAPCHDTAGAPVRLFEVFAGPHATVLAFGAGPLPAARAGLAVLRVVRPGAAVPGALVDPDGHAHAGYGADPDRPLLVLVRPDGYVGFLGRDPAGLDAYLAKFGY; encoded by the coding sequence ATGACCGACACCGACGTGGTGATCGTGGGAGCCGGCCCGGCCGGCCTGACACTGGCGATCGAACTGGCCCGCCGCGGCGTGCCGCACCGGCTGGTCGACGCCGGCCCGGGCCCGTTCCCGGGCTCCCGTGGCAAGGGCCTGCAGCCGCGCACCCTGGAGGTCTTCGAGGACCTCGGCGTGCTCGACACCGTGTTCGCCGCCGGCTCGCCGTACCCGCCGATCCGCGCCTACCGCGGAGACACCGTGGTGTACGAGGGCCGGATGGCGCCGGAGCGCGCCGTGACGCCGCAGCTGCCGTACCCGAACGTCTGGATGCTGCCGCAGGCCCGCACCGTGCGGATCCTCGCCGACCGGCTGCGCGAGATCGGCGGCACCGTCGAGTACGACACCGCGCTCGTCGCCTTCGACCAGGACGAGACCGCGGTCCACGCCGAGCTGGCCACCGGCGAGACGATCACCGCGCGGTACCTGGTCGGCGCGGACGGCGGCCGCTCCACCGTACGGTCGGCGCTGGGTGTCGGTTTCCTCGGCGAGACGCGCGAGGCGGAGCGGTCCATCGTGGCCGACCTGCCGGTCGCCGGACTCGACCGCGAGCACTGGCACTTCTGGGGCGACGGCCCGGACACCGGCGTCGGGCTGTGCCCGCTCGGCGGTACCGACCTGTTCCAGCTGCAGGCGCCGTTGCTGGACGGCAGCACTCCGACACCCGACACCGCCGGCGTGCACGCGCTGTTCGCCGCCCGGGCCGGGGTCGAACTCGACCTCGGCGAGGTCGTCTGGGCGTCCGTGTTTCGGGCGAACTTCCGGATGGTCGACCGGTACCGGGTGGGCCGGGTGCTGCTCGCCGGCGACGCCGCGCACGTGCACTCGCCGGCCGGCGGGCAGGGTCTGAACACCAGCATCCAGGACGCCTACAACCTGGGCTGGAAGCTCGCCGGCGTGCTGGCCGGCGGGCCGGAGTTGCTGCTGGACAGCTACCAGGGCGAGCGGCTGCCGGTGGCGGCCGGCGTGCTCGGCATCTCGACGGCGCTGCACGACAGTGGGATCGCCGGCGACGCTGACGCGCTGCGCCGGGACGACCCGGAACTGGCCCAGCTCACCCTCGGCTATCCCGACTCGCCGCTGTCGGTCACCGACCTCGACGCCCCGACCGGCGGTGGCGATCCGGCCGCTGCCGGGGACGACCGGGCGCTGGCCGACGCCGGGATCCAGGCCGGTGGTCGGGCGCCGGACGCGCCGTGCCACGACACCGCCGGTGCCCCGGTACGGCTGTTCGAGGTGTTCGCCGGCCCGCACGCGACGGTGCTGGCCTTCGGTGCCGGGCCGCTCCCGGCGGCACGGGCCGGCCTGGCGGTACTTCGGGTCGTACGGCCCGGTGCCGCGGTGCCCGGCGCGCTGGTCGACCCCGACGGGCACGCGCACGCCGGGTACGGGGCGGACCCCGACCGGCCGCTGCTCGTGCTGGTCCGCCCGGACGGCTACGTCGGCTTCCTCGGCCGCGACCCGGCCGGCCTGGACGCCTACCTGGCGAAGTTCGGTTACTGA
- a CDS encoding TetR/AcrR family transcriptional regulator — MGTQATPRGRNPRGQGDRLRAEIIDATLALLDELGDDEALSMRAVARAVGTAATSVYLHFADRDALVLATLRRCHDELMRAADQAAAGSDDPAEQLRARVLVLGTWSRHHPGLYRVLHESAVNRRPEMAFRAEVADATTAAVRRCMDAGVAPEGDAELVALDLRAAVHGAVALRLSQPQLDWPPLDAQIDRFLTRLVGLPAR; from the coding sequence ATGGGTACGCAAGCGACGCCGCGCGGCCGCAACCCGCGCGGGCAGGGCGACCGGCTGCGGGCCGAGATCATCGACGCCACCCTGGCGCTGCTCGACGAGCTGGGCGACGACGAAGCGCTGTCGATGCGCGCCGTGGCCCGCGCGGTCGGCACCGCGGCGACCTCGGTCTACCTGCACTTCGCCGACCGCGATGCGCTGGTGCTGGCCACCCTGCGCCGCTGCCACGACGAGCTGATGCGCGCCGCCGACCAGGCCGCCGCCGGCAGCGACGACCCGGCCGAGCAGCTGCGCGCCCGGGTGCTCGTCCTCGGCACCTGGTCGCGTCACCACCCGGGCCTCTACCGGGTACTGCACGAGAGCGCGGTCAACCGTCGCCCCGAGATGGCGTTTCGCGCCGAGGTCGCCGACGCGACCACGGCGGCCGTGCGCCGTTGCATGGACGCCGGTGTCGCGCCCGAGGGTGACGCCGAGCTGGTCGCCCTGGACCTGCGCGCCGCGGTACACGGGGCGGTGGCGTTGCGGTTGAGCCAACCGCAACTCGACTGGCCGCCGCTGGACGCCCAGATCGACCGCTTCCTCACCCGCCTCGTCGGCCTCCCCGCCCGCTGA
- a CDS encoding nuclear transport factor 2 family protein — protein sequence MSSVQERNKQTVLAFYEAAINRKDADAAVQLVGDRYVQHNPRIADGVDGLRAFVAELRETFPQLHAEVRSLLADGDRVVGHVYGVRVPGQPGTAIIDIFRLDDGKLVEHWDVMQPIPAESANDNGMF from the coding sequence ATGTCCTCGGTGCAGGAACGAAACAAGCAGACGGTGCTGGCCTTCTACGAGGCGGCGATCAACCGCAAGGACGCCGACGCCGCGGTCCAGCTGGTCGGCGACCGGTACGTGCAGCACAACCCGCGGATCGCCGACGGCGTCGACGGGCTGCGGGCCTTCGTCGCCGAGCTGCGGGAGACCTTCCCGCAGCTGCACGCCGAGGTACGCAGCCTGCTCGCGGACGGCGACCGCGTCGTCGGCCACGTGTACGGGGTGCGGGTACCGGGCCAGCCCGGTACCGCCATCATCGACATCTTCCGGCTCGACGACGGCAAGCTGGTCGAGCACTGGGACGTGATGCAGCCCATCCCGGCGGAGTCGGCCAACGACAACGGGATGTTCTGA